A window of Apium graveolens cultivar Ventura chromosome 8, ASM990537v1, whole genome shotgun sequence contains these coding sequences:
- the LOC141680112 gene encoding polygalacturonase-like, with protein sequence MITRCSYMILFSDYILNVMLYVLFPSSSAGVSSYNVQTLGAKADGITEATDYFLNAWSLACASNNSAQVYVPPGKYLMSSAVVFSGRNCKRTMVMRIDGTIVAPADYNLIAHSEIWLKFDNVNGLYISGGTLDAQGAALWACKASGKSCPTGAASIGFYSSTDIVVSGLMSMNSQMFHMIVYKCNNTKLQGIKISAAADSPNTDGIHVQLSTGVSILSSQIGTGDDCISIGPGTTNTWIESVSCGPGHGISIGSLGWDLQEPGVQNLTVKTVTLRNTENGVRIKTWARSSTGFVRNVLFQHIVMGNVKNPILIDQDYGPGIQNCPNQVSGVKISNVIYQDIHGTSATPVALRLQCSKSYPCSGIRLQDVNLTYSNQPAAASCSNAAGKASGVMSPTSCL encoded by the exons ATCAGCAGGTGTATCATCTTACAATGTGCAAACGTTGGGAGCCAAAGCTGATGGCATCACAGAAGCCACAGACTACTTTCTCAATGCTTGGAGTTTAGCTTGTGCTTCCAATAATTCAGCGCAAGTGTACGTGCCCCCTGGAAAATACTTGATGAGTAGTGCTGTAGTCTTTAGCGGCCGCAATTGTAAAAGGACTATGGTAATGCGCATTGATGGCACTATCGTAGCTCCCGCTGATTACAATCTTATTGCCCACTCTGAAATCTGGTTAAAGTTTGACAATGTTAATGGGCTCTATATTTCTGGCGGAACCTTAGACGCTCAAGGTGCAGCACTCTGGGCTTGCAAAGCCTCGGGGAAAAGCTGTCCCACAGGGGCAGCG AGCATAGGGTTCTACAGCTCAACAGATATTGTTGTGAGTGGATTGATGTCAATGAATAGTCAAATGTTTCATATGATCGTCTATAAATGCAACAATACCAAGCTACAAGGAATCAAGATCTCAGCAGCTGCTGATAGCCCAAACACCGACGGCATTCATGTACAATTGTCAACAGGAGTCAGCATATTGAGCTCTCAAATTGGTACCGGAGATGATTGTATCTCAATTGGACCTGGAACTACTAACACATGGATTGAAAGCGTTTCCTGCGGCCCTGGTCACGGCATTAG CATTGGAAGTCTTGGTTGGGATTTGCAAGAACCTGGAGTCCAGAATCTGACAGTTAAAACAGTTACCCTCCGAAATACAGAAAATGGTGTCAGAATTAAGACATGGGCAAGGTCTAGCACAGGGTTTGTTAGGAATGTCCTCTTTCAACACATTGTTATGGGAAATGTCAAAAATCCTATCCTAATTGATCAAGACTACGGTCCTGGCATCCAAAATTGCCCCAACCAG GTTTCGGGTGTAAAAATTAGCAATGTTATATATCAAGATATTCACGGAACGTCAGCAACACCAGTTGCATTGAGATTGCAGTGTAGCAAGAGTTATCCTTGCAGTGGAATTAGACTTCAAGATGTAAATCTAACATATAGCAATCAGCCAGCGGCAGCATCATGCTCTAATGCTGCAGGAAAAGCATCTGGAGTTATGAGTCCTACAAGCTGTTTATAG